In the genome of Rhodoferax sp. BAB1, one region contains:
- a CDS encoding lysophospholipid acyltransferase family protein has product MRWIARLPLGWVRALGTLVGWVLYVLAVPRRRVVMRNLALCFPQHPLAQRRRWALECFVYFAQAWFDRSWLWNGPVDVLRGRLRIVGAVQELQGQEPTVIFAPHFFGLDAAGTAINHQIGRPMVSIYTPQRSEAVDQWLHDGRRRFGNLQLFYRDQGVKALIAALREGALLYLLSDMNFGPEESIFVPFYGVPAATVPSLPRFARLGRAKVVPVTARITPQGYDIEVHPAWRDYPGSDVEADTAYMNRWLEGVINTMPSQYYWVHKRFKTRPAGEPPVY; this is encoded by the coding sequence ATGCGATGGATCGCTCGCCTGCCCCTGGGCTGGGTGCGGGCGCTGGGCACGCTGGTGGGCTGGGTGCTGTATGTGCTGGCCGTGCCGCGGCGTCGCGTGGTGATGCGCAATCTCGCCCTGTGTTTTCCGCAGCACCCGCTGGCCCAGCGCCGCCGCTGGGCTCTGGAGTGTTTTGTCTATTTCGCCCAGGCCTGGTTCGATCGTTCGTGGTTGTGGAATGGCCCGGTCGACGTGCTGCGTGGGCGACTGCGCATCGTCGGCGCGGTGCAGGAGCTGCAGGGCCAGGAGCCGACCGTCATCTTTGCGCCGCATTTTTTCGGGCTCGACGCTGCGGGCACGGCGATCAATCACCAGATCGGCCGGCCCATGGTCAGCATCTACACGCCCCAGCGCAGCGAGGCCGTGGACCAGTGGCTGCACGACGGGCGCCGGCGTTTTGGCAACCTGCAGCTCTTTTACCGGGACCAGGGTGTCAAGGCGCTGATCGCCGCCTTGCGTGAAGGCGCGCTGCTCTATCTCTTGTCCGACATGAATTTCGGGCCCGAGGAATCGATCTTCGTGCCCTTTTATGGTGTGCCCGCCGCCACCGTGCCTTCGCTGCCGCGTTTTGCCCGCCTGGGGCGTGCCAAGGTGGTGCCGGTGACGGCGCGCATCACGCCGCAGGGTTATGACATCGAGGTACACCCGGCCTGGCGCGACTATCCGGGCAGCGACGTGGAAGCTGACACGGCCTACATGAACCGCTGGCTGGAGGGCGTCATCAACACCATGCCCTCGCAATATTACTGGGTGCACAAACGTTTCAAGACCCGTCCGGCGGGTGAACCCCCGGTCTATTGA
- a CDS encoding lysophospholipid acyltransferase family protein: MITLFRVLSWLPLWLLHGIGWGLGWLVFALSPTYRRRFLANCAQAGLAWRQCRGAVGQAGQLVAELPRLWFGRPVPVSWEGAGYVEQALAAGQGIVFLTPHMGSFEVTAQDYAARFGATQPITVLFRPSRQPALRQLVATARQRPHLQTAPTTLAGVKQLIKALRQGQSVGLLPDQVPPNGLGVWAPFFARDAYTMTLSARLAQQTGAAVLLVWGERLSWGRGYRVHARPLGAELPQDPVAAATAINAAMEQVITACPGQYLWGYARYKQPRQEKL, translated from the coding sequence ATGATCACGCTGTTTCGCGTCCTGTCCTGGTTGCCTTTGTGGCTCTTGCACGGTATCGGCTGGGGCCTGGGCTGGCTGGTATTTGCCCTGTCGCCGACCTACCGGCGGCGTTTTCTGGCGAATTGCGCACAAGCCGGCCTGGCCTGGCGGCAGTGCCGTGGCGCCGTGGGCCAGGCCGGGCAACTGGTGGCGGAATTGCCGCGCCTGTGGTTCGGGCGCCCCGTGCCTGTGAGCTGGGAGGGGGCGGGCTACGTCGAGCAGGCGCTGGCCGCGGGACAGGGCATCGTGTTCCTGACGCCTCACATGGGCAGCTTCGAGGTGACGGCCCAGGACTATGCCGCGCGTTTTGGCGCTACGCAGCCCATCACCGTCCTGTTTCGCCCTTCGCGTCAACCGGCGCTGCGTCAACTGGTGGCCACGGCGCGCCAGCGCCCCCATCTGCAGACCGCGCCCACCACGCTGGCCGGGGTCAAGCAACTGATCAAGGCGCTGCGCCAGGGACAGTCGGTGGGCCTGTTGCCTGACCAGGTGCCGCCGAATGGGCTGGGTGTCTGGGCCCCGTTTTTTGCGCGCGATGCCTACACCATGACACTGTCGGCCCGCCTGGCGCAGCAGACCGGTGCGGCCGTTCTGCTGGTCTGGGGCGAGCGCCTGTCATGGGGCCGGGGCTACCGGGTGCATGCCCGGCCGCTGGGGGCCGAGTTGCCGCAGGACCCGGTAGCTGCCGCCACCGCCATCAACGCCGCCATGGAGCAGGTCATTACCGCCTGCCCGGGGCAGTACCTCTGGGGTTATGCCCGCTACAAACAGCCGCGGCAGGAGAAACTGTGA